TTAAATTGATCTTCATATTCTCCATGTGAAAGCCCTAGGATTTGCTAAAACCTGTTAACTTTATTCAAAACCCAATCTGATGGTGAATCTGTTAAATCATTTATCGGAGAAAGTGAAACCAGGGGAACGACATTATCCCCAGACATAATACCTAACTGCACTCCCGACTCTAAACCTTCCTCTACATGAGTCACTGACAACAAATTGATAATTTCCTTCCCACCATATTGTTGCTCGACAGCTATATGGTTACTGTCCATTGTTTCTATCACCATTACAGGTTCCTCCCCTCCATCAACTTTGCTTGTATGTGCTCCACCCCCCGACGATCCTTGCCATGCCACTTTGTTAGACCCTACTGCTCCCTTAGGAGACATACAATAGGTAGGGATACAACCTTCTGTTACCTTGTTTGCATCTTCTAAAAGAGGCTTGACATTTTCTTCCTAAGTACTCAAGACTCTGGAGGAACCCCAATCTTCAActaaaaattaacaaaagaacCAACCCCATATGCAACTAGTGCCTGAGGCCCTACTACTCCCTTAGGAGGCATAGTGACACTGGCATGGACAAAGATGCTAATGTCTAATGACCCTATCTGTGATGGCGTTGAATCGCCCTTTGCCTAAACACTTGTGGCCTTCAAACCTGAAGTATCTACCCCTCGCCCTTGCTCATCCATTCTCGACCCACCATCAAAACCCATGACTAGGTCCAGCCCCTTATCCACTTTAATCATCAGATCTCTCACATACTCCCTAACTCCCTTCAGGTGAGCTTTAACATCCCACAAAACCCCCTCCACTTCTTCCAATGTCACCTGACGGCCATTGTCTCTTATAAGTGCCTTCCCCTTTCCTTATGCCGCTGAGCTAATCTCAACCGAACTACTTGCCAGTGACCTCAACATCGCAATGTAAGAAGCACCTTTGATTGAGGAAGGCCTTCCCACTATTTTTCCATCAATAAACTCCCTACTGTTTGCATACTTCAAAATTGCGGCTTTGGATCCAGTAACACTTTGAATGGTTTGCAGAAATCCTTTACATCCCAAGCCATTTGTGCCTTCTGGAATCACCAACAAACCTTCCTCCTTCCATTCTAGAATTCTTTGAGTTGCAGAAAGATGCCCCTTGTGTTAACATGATgctaaatgataaaaaaatccaTTACCCATCCTAAGCTCTCTGAAGAAATCTTTATGATAGTTAAGTTCTAAACAATCCTCTATCCCCTTGGCCACCCTTGAATCTGCCATCCCACCTAGACACATGAACCTAGTTATCCTTTTGCTACGTTCAAAGATACGAAAACTATTACCTCCCTCTCACCTTCCAAATAATATGAATCCACATCGTGCGTTGTCATCGTCAGATCCCAAATCCCAATTCAGAGATACCCTACTGCTCCAACTTCATCCtcttaatgaaaaaaaaaacattaattagGCAAAGACACAAAATGAACTCCTAGTCACTAGAGGAGAACCGATAATTGAGTCACTGGAGTCTGTGGTGATGGCGGATGCAAAGGCTCAGGTCACAGTGTCCCTTAACTGTGTTAAcgagaaaaaacaagaaaaataaaaataaaactcccaGTCCCTGGAGGAGGACTGACGTTGGAAGCCCCACAATGGAGTCTCTGGAGTCCATCAATCAATTCTATGGCAGTAATAGAGGCAAAGGCTTAGGTCATCGGAGAAGAAAACTCATGATCAATGGAATAGAACTAATGTTGGAAGCCCTCAACGGAGTCACCGGAGACCGTTAGTCAAGTTTGTGATGGTGGCGAAGGTAGATGCTCGGTGACATTCGTCGACACCTCTGACaaagagaaataaagaaaaaaaatcagtttGTCGAAGAGGACTGACGCCAGACGACCCTCAGTGAGGACACTGGGGCCCATCAGTATCATCTATGATGGAGGTGAGGTTTCACTCTCCGGCCGATGGTGGTTGAGGGGTGGCAAAGGGATGGATGTATTTGGGTTCTCTTGCTCAGTGTGTTAGGGTTCTCTTAGTAAAGTCACAACGTCAGCgatataaaaacataactatgtacttcaaaagataacatGGTATAACATAAGTtaacgcatatatatatatatatatatatatatatatatataaacctatCCACATTAATGATGATTTCTTACTACCATACATAGACAAGTATCCTGAGAGTAAGTTAGAGGTCAACTTATAGTAATTATAGCACGACATAATAAAGTGTGAAATAATGGGAACTATAATGAGATATTTCTAAAGGTTAGAAACTCCTTAATAATATAcatagaaatataaaatcacTGACTCatgaaaaaattactattttatccCTCTATATGTGGGAAATGACCTTTTTTCCCATAATTTAATGATTTTGCATCTTAACTCCAAAACTCACCAAAGTTTACATTCTTCGTGTAAAATTTTTCCTAAATCCaaatatctaattaaaaaatttaaaacacaatgtAGCTATAAGAACCAAGCATAGGCAGAAACATACAAATGCTAAAATCCTTGATTTTGGTTGCAATTCTTTCAAACTCTAACTTTCATGCTAAAACTGAATCATGAAACATACAAAAATCatattctatattttaatatcattctgggacattaacaaaataaatatcataaaaaccACAATTTCTTACATCAAGAAATATGCCAAAACATCAAGTTTTGACCACAAAGAACATCTCTTGATGTTCTTGGTCTAACACTCTTTAAATCAACTCCGAAAAGTCCAAAAATTAATAACTATACTCTCAACATGTTCATACATCAATCCTAATGATTATCatgcttgaaaaaataaatcaaagaccacaaaagtcacaaaataaatatcatccAATATAATCAGTTTGCACATTGagctttgctactcatcatgCCCACACACCacagttatttttttaagatttttttcttcctaaacgaattgagttcttctattcattatccatataccacatacttagtaagagaaaaaataaaaataaaaaaataaattatgtgtgGTATGGTGTGAGGATTATTAGTAGAATATTTCTTGCACATTTACTTCAAAACCGAGTACTATATGTTTTAGTTTTTGATCAAGCCACTAGATCTTAGTTTTTCATGAAGTAAACAATCACGAAACAACATCATATACTTCATATTCAAGTCCTAAAATTGATCTAAGAATTAAACTCAATATCACATGAAAAAAGTTGCATAGAAACACAACACAACTTGTGAGCCTCGAGTTTGGGTTCCAACCAAACCTTAACTTGAATAAAAAACTCATTCCCTTAAGATCACAACCATAAATCTtcaaaatgacttcctaacacATAGATCAAAATCCTAAGAACAACATATCTAAATATCAAGACCATAGGAGCATGCTTCCATATCAAATGACCCAAGCTtactcaaaacagaaactgttttcaCACCTCCAATTTCCAACTTTCTCATATTATGCAAAAGTCTTAGTAAAAACTCTTAATATGCAAAAACTTTAACTCCAACCTGCATGTTAATATGTTAACTCTAGACCATAAAAAGATAGGACCAAGATCTTGACAAGAACTTCATCAAAAATATCAAAGAATCACACACTGTCTAGATTATGGTCCAGTATGAACTTTGCATGTTTAAACAAACTTTTCACTAAGAGGGAAGTTGACACATTAATGAAGGAAGAGGATTTAAGATGGAAGTAAAGGGCAAAGCAACAGTGGTTGAAAGAGGGTGATAGaaatactaaattttttcacaaGTGTGCTTCCCAAAGAAGGAAAGTTAACTCTATAAAATGTATAACAGATGATGAGGGGCGTATAGTTGAAAATCCAGAAGAGATGAGCTCcttatttcattctttcttcAGTCATCTATTTACTTCTACTGAGCCTGCCAATTTTGAAGAATGCCTCCAGAATATACAGCCTGTGGTCACTCAAGAAATGAATTTTGTTCTTACAAAAGGGATCtctaatgaagaaattgaaaggGTTGTATTTAATATGAATGGTCTTGGTTCTCCAGGACCTGATGATTTTTCTGCTATTTTTTACCAAAATCATTGGGGAGTGATTGGTCCTGACATATGTGCAACTATCAAGAATGCTTTTCTAGCTACTGAGTGGCCTAAAGACTTCAATGTAACTTATATTACTCTCATCCCCAAAGTAAAAAATCCTTCAAGAGTAACTAAGTTTAGGCCTATAAGCCTTTGTAATGTAATATACAAGATCTAGGCTAAGGTTCTAGCCAACAgacttaaaattttcttatctcAGTTGATCTCTAACactcaaagtgcctttgttccCAACAAGTTGATCACTGATAATGTAATGGTGGCTTTTGAAGCTATGCACTCTATGCAAACTCAGatcaaagggaaagaatgatTCATGGCTCTaaagttggatatgagcaaggcatatgataggatTAAATGGTCATTTCTTCAAGCTGTCATGATAAGGATGGGATTTGATTCTAAATGGATTGAGGTGATTCTGAGACGTGTTTCTACTGTGTCATATTCTGTTCTTTTAAATGGAATCCCACAAAACTCCTTTATTCCTTCTTGAGGGATAAGGCAAGGAGACCCTTTGTCTCCTtacctttttattatttgtgctGAATCTCTAAGTAAAATGATCCAAAGTGCTGAAGGGATTGGTGCTATTACAGGTGTTCCTCTGGGTAGAAATCAGGTGAGGATAAGTCAtctattttttgcagatgactgtCTTCTTTTCTGTAATGTAAACCCCTTGAAGTGGTCTAGGTTATCTCATCTTCTAGACACCTATGAGCAGGCAAGTGGTCAAAGACTTAATAAGGAAAAAGCCTTAATTCTGTTCAGCAAAAATACTAAAGCTGAAGCTCGAGATCTAATCACTCAAGTGGCAGGCATTCAATCCTCTCAACCTTATGACAAATATTTAGGTCTTCTTGTGGAGATTGGAAGATCGAAAACCAAAGCCTTTAGAAGTGTTATTGACAAAGTTAGAGGGAGGATTAGCAACTGCAAATTGAAGTATTTATCTCAGGCTGGCAAAGAAATCCTTATCAAGTCTATTATCCAAGTTATCCCTACTTATTGCATGGGTGTGTTTAAGATTCCTAAGTCTCTCCTATTAGAAATTGGTCGAATGACTCAACAGTTCTGGTGGGGTTAGAAAGCTAAGGAGAGGAAGATGCATTGGTGTCACTGGGATAAGATGGTTAAGGCTAAAGCAGTGGGGGGCTTAAGATTCAGAGACCTTGAACATTTTAATCATGCAATGCTggctaaacaaggatggagatTACTTCATTTCCCTGATTCTCTTGCTGCAAAAGTTCTCTCTTCTAAATACTATCCTGATGGGCAGTTCTTAAAAGCTACAACTCCAAGGCACTCATCCCTTATATGGAGGAGTCTCATGGCTACTAAACCTTTGTTGGAAGAAGGCTTACTCTGGCGTATTGGTAATGGAGCAGACACTAAGATATGACACCATAAGTGGTTGCCTATTCCAACTTCATTCAAAGTTCAAAGTCCTATTAGTTGTTTTGATCCTAAGGAGACTGTTTCTGCACTTATTGATCATGAAGCCAAAACTTGGAAGACATATGTGATTGATCAAGTTTTTCTTCAAAGTGAAGCTGAAATAATTAGACAAATTCCAATAAGTTTATGCAACAGTCCTGATAAAGTTGTCTGGAGATGTACTTCTAATGGGATTTTTTCTATTAGAAGGGCATATTATCTACAACTTGAGCTTCATCAGAGAGTTAAAGGTCAGCATTCTCAAGCCTTTGTTGATAGTGAAAACTGGAACAAGCTTTGGAGGATTAAAGTTGCAAATGCagagaaattatttttgtggaaAGCATATCATAATAGCCTTCCAACAAAGCTAAATCTTTTTAAGAGAAAGGTTGTAAAAGATCCTTGGTGTCCTATTTGTAATCAACATGAAGAATCTGTGGAACACGTCTTATGGGAGTGCATGACAGCTAGGGATGTGTGGTGTCTTTGCTCATCAAAACTGCAGAAACAATGTAAGAACCAGATTAATTTCAGGAGCCTATTGATGCAAATGATGCAAAAACTTGAAGATGAAGTTTTAATGGAAGTAGCTGTGGTGGCATGGAAAATTTGGAGAAGAATGAATGATTTGGTTTTTAACCAAACTTTTTCTACCCCTCAATTGATTGTGAGACAGGCAAATCAGAAACTTGAAGATCTCACTGCTCTTTTCTCTCAACAGACAACTAATCCTACAACCACCATCCCTCAGACGATCCAATGGAGTGTTCCCCCTGCTGATGTGTACAAAGTCAACTGGGATTCTGCAGTGGATAAAGTGAATTGCAAAGTGGGTGTTGGGACTATTATTCGAGATTGGGAAGGAAGAGTGATTGCTTGTATGAGGATGTGTAGACCTCTATTTCCTGACCGTTACTTGGCTGAGGTTTTTGGAGCTCTACATTCTGTTAAGTTGGCTTTAGAAATTGGACTGAAATAGATCAAACTTGAAGGGGATGCAATGAATGTAGTAAATGACATCAAAGGCAACAAAGATTGCTAGAAACAAACTGGTTTGATCATTACTGATATCAAACAGATGCTGCTGAGTTTTGATTCATTTTCAGTTGATTTTACACCTAGAAGTTGTAATAGGTTGGCTCATTGCTTAGCTAGAGATGCTTTACACATCACTGATGTCCTTGTTGATATTGAGGATGTCCCTTATTGTATTGCTTCTCTACTGTAATCGGCTGATGCTTAATACAAatgttcctttcaaaaaaaaacaaacaaacaaacttttcACTAATCAAAACTCCATGAAAAGTCCCACCAAATATACCAATAGAAACTAGAgtaaagaggaacaacttatatgaagagAGCTTCATGAGAATCTACTTACAAAGGTTTTAAAACATATCCTAAACTATTCACAAGCGTGGccaagatcttgccaagtgtccaaatgaaACTCCTTTGGGCTAATTTGGACAATCCACAATATGATCTGAAAACAACTAGACTACATGCTAACATTggtgttactattcactccaaaaatggtgaaaataaatttacaccTTAAAATCCTAAACAATCATATGAAACTAGGAGTGCAATTCATTCCACGAATTTTGACTCCTAAGTGCCTCGAATAAATCAAAAAGCATTTTCGAGCTACTGTTGTccgaaaaacaaaaataattttattgtgccataaaatgcacaataaaattctaaatatgaaTCTGAGACTAATGGAACAAATAGCTGCTCATTATAACACTCATaagtacctcaaataaataaaattatgttttttacaccaaaatagTAAGAAACTGACTATGCTATCATATTAAAACCTACGCGATTACTCGATTCATGAGACCTTTTTAGGGTTTTCTCATCATTCCTAAAGCCTAAAGAAATTCATCTACTAAATTTCTGACAAACTGTTACATCTGGGAACTAGCAAAATAATGGAC
This Carya illinoinensis cultivar Pawnee chromosome 11, C.illinoinensisPawnee_v1, whole genome shotgun sequence DNA region includes the following protein-coding sequences:
- the LOC122282245 gene encoding uncharacterized protein LOC122282245 translates to MIQSAEGIGAITGVPLGRNQVRISHLFFADDCLLFCNVNPLKWSRLSHLLDTYEQASGQRLNKEKALILFSKNTKAEARDLITQVAGIQSSQPYDKYLGLLVEIGRSKTKAFRSVIDKVRGRISNCKLKYLSQAGKEILIKSIIQVIPTYCMGVFKIPKSLLLEIGRMTQQFWWG